From the genome of Phyllostomus discolor isolate MPI-MPIP mPhyDis1 chromosome 12, mPhyDis1.pri.v3, whole genome shotgun sequence, one region includes:
- the ANKRD11 gene encoding ankyrin repeat domain-containing protein 11 isoform X3 — protein MESRRTQTQMPPAQSMSWFKAGSLLEAPWHEMEVPRSKKKEKQGPERKRIKKEPVTRKAGLLFGMGLSGIRAGYPLSERQQVALLMQMTAEESANSPVDTTPKHPSQSTVCQKGTPNSASKTKDKVNKRNERGETRLHRAAIRGDARRIKELISEGADVNVKDFAGWTALHEACNRGYYDVAKQLLAAGAEVNTKGLDDDTPLHDAANNGHYKVVKLLLRYGGNPQQSNRKGETPLKVANSPTMVNLLLGKGTYTSSEESSTESSEEEDAPSFAPSSSVDGNNTDSEFEKGLKHKAKNPEPQKTVTPVKDEYEFDEDDEQDRVPPVDDKHLLKKEYRKETKSNSFISIPKMEVKSYTKNNTIAPKKAAHRILSDTSDEEDISVTVGTGEKLRLSAHAILPSNKTREPSNSKQQKEKNKVKKKRKKETKGKEVRFGKRSDKFCSSESESESSESGEDDGDSVGSSGCLKESPLVLKDPSLFSSLSASSTSSHGSSATQKHNPSHTDQHAKHWRTDNWKTISSPAWSEVSSLSDSTRTRLTSESDCSSEGSSVESLKPVRKRQEHRKRGSLQSALSEKKSSFHPSVDGAIPKLDKEGKVVKKHKTKHKHKNKEKGLCSVSQELKLKSFTYEYEDSKQRSDKAILLDNDISTENKLKVLKHDRDHFKKEEKLSKMKSEEKEWLFKDDIIKVSKDEKSLKRIKDTNKDISRSFREEKDRSNKAEKEKSVKEKSPKEEKLRLYKEERKKKSKDRPSKLEKKNDFKEDKISKEKEKTFKDDKEKPKKEKIYREDSAFDEYCNKSQFLENEDTKFSLSDDQQDRWFSDLSDSSFDFKGEDSWDSPVTDYRDIKNDSVARLILETVKEDSKEKKRENKSREKRDYSEKRSEKDAFFRKKERDYLDKNSEKRKDQIEKHKNIPSYLSEKDKKRRESAEGGRDRKDRDLSDICRDRKDTLESAKERKDGRVKAEEAYREDLKEYGCESVFKDRSDCDFGKSLEPWERHHPVREKEKKDGLEKEKKEKIKLEKYKDKSSDKDKNEKSILEKCQKDKEFDKCFKEKKDTKEKHKDIHSKEKERKTSLDQIKEKKEKSFPGIISEDFSEKKDEKRSKEKSWYIADIFTDESEDEKDYTASGFKIGEASEVQRADSLQEKDDGREPYPSDRHRKHSADRQHLEKQKEKELKEKKKEKGAMEGGKDKKEKVFEKHKEKKDKESTEKCKDRKDRTSVDSTQEKKNKQKPPEKVEKKPSAEDKAKSRHRERPDKEHCRERKMSKSAEVEKSLLEKLEEEALHEYREDSNDKISEVSSDSFTDRGQDPGLSSLLEVSFTEPPEERIKENCPQEKLKEKERHRHSSSSSKKSHDRERVKKDKSDKKEKSDDYKDIGSRKDSSQYEKDFLDADAYGISYSTKTDIEDELDKTTELFSTEKKDKNDSEREPSKKIEKELKPYGSSAINILKERKRREKHREKWRDEKERHRDKHGDGLLRHHKDEHKPAAKDKDSPPSSFKDKSKDESLKLTETKLKEKFKENLEKEKGDSVKISNGNDKLPLSKDPGKKDVRPREKLLGDGDLMMTSFERMLSQKDLEIEERHKRHKERMKQMEKMRHRSGDPKLKERIKPGEDVRKKSLDVPPKKPLGLDPVLKDKKLKESAPAPPAPENKPHPGPGVDARDWLAGPHMKEVLPASPRPDQNRPTGVPTPASVVSGPSYEEAMHTPRTPSCSADDYSDLFDCTDTPPVSSTAASACSPSFFDRFSVAASGISETPSQTPTRPLCTNLYRSVSVDIRRTPEEEFGIGDKLFRQQSVPTASSYDSPGQHLEDKGPVPPGPPEKFACLSPGYYSPDYGISSPKVDTLHCPPTAVVTTTPSPEGAFSGLQAKSPTSHRDELLAPSMEGALPPDLGIPLDATEDQQATAAIIPPEPSYLESLDEGPFSTVITEEPVEWAHPTASEQGLSPSLIRSAPENPVSWSVGSDLMLKSPQRFPESPKHFCPTESLHPAAPGPFGTTEPPYPVSSVSYPLSVPEPGLEEVKDASVETVPATISTAEEPAPFTPSSRLESFFSSCKSLPEAPPDVPPEPVCMTTVAQVEALGPLENTFLENGHSLSALGQVEPVPWPDAFPNSEDDLDLGPFSLPELPLQTKDVSDVETEPIEENPLVPPESMPAGAPVVLNGGDVAAPAAEEQLLLPPDQAATRPAEPEPSEGPKPDMILEATVEAEAISEGRAPEASDSSLGLTPTTPEQRPPGSGDEAEGPDPLATSHSTPEPSEDGPAQTQVMNGAGPHDSAGLEGPPGSIQPETTESDPRPTAEAPKAPKVEEIPQRMTRNRAQMLANQNKQSSPPSEKEPVPAPTARVKGRGSEEEDPQAQHPRKRRFQRSSQQLQQQMNTSTQQTREVIQQTLAAIVDAIKLDDIEPYHSDRSNPYFEYLQIRKKIEEKRKILCYITPQAPQCYAEYVTYTGSYLLDGKPLSKLHIPVIAPPPSLAEPLKELFKQQEAVRGKLRLQHSIEREKLIVSCEQEILRVHCRAARTIANQAVPFSACTMLLDSEVYNMPLESQGDENKSVRDRFNARQFISWLQDVDDKYDRMKTCLLMRQQHEAAALNAVQRMEWQLKVQELDPAGHKSLCVNEVPSFYVPMVDVNDDFVLLPA, from the exons ATGCCTCCAGCTCAGTCCATGTCGTGGTTCAAGGCGGGTTCGCTCCTCGAAGCGCCATGGCATGAAATGGAGGTGCCTAGAAGCAAGAAGAAAG AGAAGCAGGGTCCTGAGCGGAAGAGGATTAAGAAGGAGCCTGTCACCCGGAAGGCCGGGCTGCTGTTTGGCATGGGGCTCTCTGGAATCCGAGCCGGCTATCCTCTCTCTGAGCGCCAGCAGGTGGCTCTCCTCATGCAGATGACAGCTGAAGAGTCTGCAAACAGCCCAG tagatacaacaccaaagcaTCCCTCCCAGTCGACAGTGTGTCAGAAGGGGACGCCTAACTCTGCCTCAAAAACCAAAGATAAAGTGAATAAGAGAAATGAGCGGGGAGAGACCCGCCTGCATCGAGCTGCCATCCGAGGAGATGCCCGGCGCATCAAGGAGCTCATCAGTGAGGGGGCGGATGTCAACGTTAAGGACTTTGCAG GCTGGACAGCACTGCACGAGGCATGTAACCGGGGCTACTACGACGTTGCCAAGCAGCTGCTAGCCGCAGGTGCAGAGGTGAACACCAAGGGCCTGGACGATGACACACCCCTACATGATGCTGCCAACAATGGGCACTACAAG GTGGTGAAGCTGCTGCTGCGCTATGGAGGGAATCCTCAGCAGAGCAACAGAAAGGGCGAGACACCACTGAAGGTGGCCAACTCCCCGACCATGGTGAACCTCCTGTTGGGCAAGGGCACCTACACGTCCAGTGAGGAGAGCTCAACTG AGAGCTCAGAGGAGGAAGATGCCCCATCATTCGCACCTTCTAGTTCAGTTGATGGAAATAACACAGACTCTGAGTTTGAAAAAGGCCTAAAGCATAAGGCTAAGAATCCAGAGCCACAGAAAACTGTGACCCCTGTCAAGGACGAGTATGAATTTGACGAGGATGACGAGCAGGACAGAGTCCCTCCAGTGGATGACAAACACTTATTGAAAAAGGAGTACAGAAAAGAGACTAAatcaaatagttttatttctatacCCAAAATGGAAGTGAAAAGTTACACTAAAAATAACACGATTGCACCAAAGAAAGCGGCTCATCGCATTTTGTCAGACACCTCAGATGAGGAGGACATTAGTGTCACTGTGGGGACAGGAGAGAAGCTGAGACTCTCAGCACATGCAATATTGCCCAGTAATAAAACACGAGAGCCTTCTAATTCCaagcagcagaaggaaaaaaataaagtgaaaaagaagcgaaagaaagaaacaaagggcaAAGAAGTGCGATTTGGGAAAAGGAGTGACAAGTTCTGTTCCTCTGAGTCAGAAAGCGAGTCCTCAGAGAGTGGAGAGGACGACGGGGACTCAGTGGGGAGCTCTGGCTGCCTCAAGGAGTCCCCACTGGTGCTGAAGGACCCCTCCCTGTTCAGCTCCCTGTCTGCCTCCTCCACCTCATCTCATGGGAGCTCTGCCACCCAGAAGCATAACCCCAGCCACACAGACCAGCATGCCAAGCACTGGCGGACAGACAATTGGAAAACCATTTCTTCTCCTGCCTGGTCAGAGGTCAGCTCCTTATCAGACTCCACAAGAACAAGACTGACCAGTGAGTCTGACTGCTCCTCCGAGGGCTCCAGTGTGGAGTCACTGAAACCAGTAAGGAAGAGGCAGGAGCATAGGAAGCGGGGCAGCCTGCAGAGCGCTCTGTCAGAAAAGAAGAGCTCCTTCCACCCCAGTGTGGATGGCGCCATTCCCAAGCTAGACAAGGAGGGGAAAGTGGtcaagaaacataaaacaaaacataaacacaaaaacaaggagaaaggGCTGTGTTCAGTCAGTCAAGAACTCAAATTGAAAAGTTTCACTTACGAATATGAGGACTCCAAGCAAAGGTCAGATAAAGCTATACTCTTAGACAATGACATATCCACTGAAAACAAGTTAAAAGTATTAAAGCACGATAGAGACCACTTTAAGAAAGAGGAGAAACTTAGCAAAATGaagtcagaagaaaaagaatggctCTTTAAAGATGACATAATAAAGGTCTCCAAAGATGAAAAGTCACTCAAGAGAATCAAAGACACAAACAAAGACATAAGCCGGTctttcagagaagagaaggaccgttcaaataaagcagaaaaggagaaatcagtgaaagaaaagtctccaaaagaagaaaaactgagactatacaaagaagaaagaaagaaaaaatccaagGACAGGCCCtcaaaattagagaaaaagaatgattttaaagaagacaaaatttcaaaagagaaggaaaaaacttTCAAAGACgataaagaaaaacccaaaaaagaaaaaatttacagGGAAGATTCTGCTTTTGATGAATACTGTAACAAAAGTCAGTTTCTGGAGAATGAAGACACCAAATTTAGCCTTTCTGATGATCAGCAAGATCGATGGTTTTCTGACTTGTCTGATTCGTCCTTTGATTTCAAAGGGGAGGATAGTTGGGATTCTCCAGTGACAGACTATAGGGACATTAAAAATGATTCTGTGGCTAGACTGATTTTGGAAACGGTGAAAGAGGACAGTAAAGAAAAGAAGCGGGAAAACAAAAGCCGGGAGAAACGAGACTACAGTGAAAAACGAAGTGAGAAAGATGCtttctttagaaagaaagaaagggactATCTGGATAAAAACTCTGAGAAGAGAAAAGACCAAATcgaaaagcataaaaatataccCAGCTATCTTtcagaaaaggacaaaaagagaagagagtccGCTGAAGGTGGACGAGACAGAAAGGACAGGGATCTGAGTGACATCTGCAGGGACAGGAAGGACACTCTGGAGAGTGCCAAGGAGCGGAAAGATGGCAGAGTGAAGGCTGAGGAGGCATACAGGGAGGACCTAAAGGAGTATGGCTGCGAAAGCGTATTCAAGGACAGGTCTGACTGTGACTTTGGGAAGAGTCTGGAGCCTTGGGAAAGGCATCATccagtgagagagaaggagaagaaagatggccttgagaaggagaagaaggaaaaaataaaactagaaaaatacaaagataagtCCAGtgacaaagataaaaatgaaaaatctatcCTTGAAAAATGTCAGAAGGACAAAgaatttgataaatgttttaaagagaaaaaagatactaaagaaaaacataaggaTATACATagcaaagaaaaggagagaaaaacatctcttgaccaaattaaagaaaaaaaggagaagagttTCCCTGGAATTATCTCAGAAGACTTCtctgaaaaaaaagatgaaaaaaggagTAAAGAGAAAAGCTGGTATATTGCAGATATATTCACAGATGAAAGTGAAGATGAAAAAGATTATACAGCAAGCGGATTCAAAATTGGAGAGGCCAGTGAAGTGCAGAGGGCAGACAGCCTCCAGGAAAAAGATGACGGGAGGGAGCCATACCCCTCAGACAGACACCGGAAGCACTCTGCTGACAGGCAGCACttggagaagcagaaagagaaagaactcaaagaaaagaaaaaggaaaaaggagccaTGGAAGGGgggaaagacaagaaagaaaaggtcTTTGAAAAGCACAAAGAGAAGAAGGATAAAGAATCTACAGAAAAATGTAAGGACAGGAAAGACCGAACTTCAGTTGATTctactcaggaaaagaaaaacaaacagaagcccCCCGAGAAGGTGGAAAAGAAGCCCTCTGCCGAAGACAAGGCCAAGAGCAGGCATAGGGAGAGACCAGACAAGGAGCActgcagagagaggaagatgtCAAAAAGTGCCGAGGTGGAGAAGAGCCTTCTGGAAAAGTTGGAGGAAGAAGCTCTGCATGAGTACAGGGAAGACTCCAACGACAAGATCAGTGAGGTGTCCTCCGACAGTTTCACGGACCGAGGGCAGGACCCAGGACTGAGTTCCCTCCTGGAGGTGTCTTTCACAGAGCCTCCAGAGGAGAGGATCAAGGAGAACTGCCCACAGGAGAagctgaaggagaaagaaaggcacaGGCACTCTTCATCCTCATCCAAGAAAAGCCATGATCGAGAGCGAGTCAAGAAAGACAAGTccgataaaaaagaaaagagtgatgACTACAAGGACATTGGCAGCAGGAAGGACTCTAGCCAGTATGAAAAGGATTTCTTGGATGCTGATGCTTATGGTATTTCTTACAGTACAAAAACTGACATAGAAGATGAATTAgataaaaccactgaattgtttTCAACtgaaaagaaggataaaaatgatTCTGAAAGGGAGCCttccaagaaaatagaaaaagaactaaagccTTATGGATCTAGTGCCATCAACATcctaaaagagagaaagagacgaGAGAAGCACCGAGAGAAGTGGAGAGATGAGAAGGAGAGACATAGGGACAAGCATGGTGACGGGCTCCTGAGACATCACAAGGATGAGCACAAGCCAGCAGCCAAAGACAAGGACAGTCCTCCAAGTTCCTTTAAAGATAAGTCCAAGGATGAAAGCCTGAAACTCACTGAGACCAAACTGAAGGAGAAATTTAAGGAAaacctagagaaagaaaaaggtgaCTCTGTAAAGATCAGCAATGGAAACGATAAGTTACCGCTGTCCAAAGACCCGGGTAAGAAAGATGTCAGGCCCAGAGAGAAACTTCTGGGAGATGGTGATCTGATGATGACCAGCTTCGAGAGAATGCTCTCCCAGAAAGACCTGGAGATTGAGGAGCGCCACAAACGGcacaaagaaagaatgaaacagaTGGAGAAGATGAGGCACAGGTCTGGAGACCCTAAGCTCAAGGAGAGGATAAAGCCAGGCGAGGATGTGCGGAAGAAGAGTCTGGATGTTCCTCCAAAGAAGCCGCTGGGGCTGGATCCTGTCCTTAAAGACAAAAAACTCAAGGAGTCTGCTCCTGCCCCACCAGCCCCTGAGAATAAGCCCCACCCAGGACCAGGTGTGGACGCCAGAGACTGGTTGGCGGGACCTCATATGAAAGAGGTCTTGCCTGCTTCCCCCAGACCTGACCAGAACCGGCCCACTGGGGTGCCCACCCCTGCATCTGTGGTGTCTGGCCCCAGCTACGAGGAGGCGATGCACACACCCAGGACCCCATCCTGCAGCGCTGATGACTATTCTGACCTGTTTGACTGCACAGATACCCCACCTGTCTCCAGCACGGCCGCCAGTGcctgctccccctccttcttTGATAGATTTTCTGTCGCAGCAAGTGGGATTTCAGAGACCCCAAGCCAGACTCCTACTAGGCCTCTGTGCACAAACCTTTATCGTTCAGTCTCTGTTGATATCAGGAGGACTCCTGAAGAAGAATTCGGCATTGGGGACAAGCTGTTCAGACAGCAGAGTGTCCCTACTGCATCCAGTTATGACTCGCCAGGGCAGCACTTGGAGGACAAGGGCCCTGTGCCCCCAGGTCCTCCAGAAAAGTTTGCCTGCTTGTCCCCGGGGTATTACTCCCCAGACTATGGCATCTCCTCCCCTAAGGTGGACACTCTGCACTGCCCACCCACAGCTGTGGTCAccaccaccccttccccagaGGGTGCCTTCTCTGGTTTACAAGCAAAGTCCCCCACCTCACACAGAGATGAGCTGTTGGCCCCGTCCATGGAGGGGGCCCTTCCCCCTGACTTGGGCATTCCCCTAGATGCCACAGAGGACCAGCAGGCCACCGCTGCCATCATCCCCCCAGAGCCCAGCTACTTGGAGTCCCTGGATGAGGGCCCCTTCAGCACGGTAATCACAGAGGAGCCAGTTGAGTGGGCCCATCCCACTGCCTCGGAGCAGGGGCTCTCTCCCAGCCTAATTAGGAGTGCCCCTGAAAACCCTGTCAGCTGGTCAGTGGGGTCAGACCTTATGCTTAAGTCTCCACAGAGATTCCCAGAGTCCCCAAAACATTTCTGCCCCACTGAGTCCCTTCACCCTGCTGCCCCTGGACCCTTTGGCACCACAGAGCCCCCTTATCCAGTCTCCTCTGTCTCATATCCTCTGTCGGTCCCTGAGCCAGGACTTGAGGAAGTCAAAGATGCCTCGGTGGAAACAGTCCCAGCCACCATCTCCACTGCGGAAGAACCAGCCCCTTTCACCCCTTCCTCCAGGCTGGAATCTTTCTTCAGTAGCTGCAAGTCACTTCCTGAAGCACCTCCTGATGTGCCCCCAGAGCCTGTGTGtatgaccactgtggctcaggtGGAGGCTCTGGGGCCCCTGGAAAATACCTTCCTGGAAAATGGCCATAGTCTGTCTGCTCTTGGCCAGGTAGAGCCAGTGCCCTGGCCTGATGCTTTCCCCAACTCTGAGGACGACCTGGACCTGGGGCCTTTCTCATTGCCAGAGCTTCCTCTACAAACTAAAGATGTTTCTGATGTTGAAACAGAACCCATAGAAGAGAATCCTCTTGTTCCTCCAGAAAGTATGCCTGCAGGGGCTCCCGTGGTCCTGAATGGTGGGGATGTGGCTGCACCAGCTGCGGAAGAACAGCTCCTGCTGCCTCCTGACCAGGCAGCTACCCGCCCTGCCGAGCCTGAGCCCTCAGAGGGGCCAAAGCCAGACATGATTCTGGAAGCTACAGTGGAAGCAGAGGCTATATCGGAGGGGAGGGCCCCTGAGGCCTCCGACTCCAGCCTGGGGCTCACACCAACCACCCCAGAGCAGCGTCCGCCAGGTAGTGGAGATGAGGCAGAGGGCCCAGACCCCTTGGCAACATCCCACAGCACACCTGAGCCCTCTGAGGATGGCCCTGCACAGACACAGGTGATGAACGGGGCTGGCCCCCATGACAGTGCTGGGCTTGAGGGGCCTCCAGGAAGCATCCAGCCTGAAACTACAGAATCAGACCCCAGACCCACAGCTGAAGCCCCAAAGGCCCCCAAAGTGGAGGAGATCCCCCAGCGCATGACCAGGAACCGGGCTCAGATGTTGGCCAACCAGAACAAGCAGAGTTCACCTCCTTCTGAGAAGGAGCCTGTTCCTGCTCCCACCGCCAGAGTGAAGGGTAGAGGCTCCGAGGAGGAggacccccaggcccagcacccacgCAAACGCCGTTTCCAGCGCTCCAGCCAGCAGCTACAGCAGCAGATGAACACGTCCACGCAGCAGACACGGGAGGTGATCCAGCAGACGCTGGCCGCTATCGTCGATGCCATAAAGCTGGATGATATTGAGCCCTACCACAGTGACAGATCCAACCCATACTTTGAATACTTACAGATCAGGAAGAAGATCGAGGAGAAGCGGAAGATACTCTGCTACATTACCCCGCAGGCACCCCAGTGCTATGCTGAGTACGTCACCTACACAGGCTCCTACCTCCTAGACGGCAAACCGCTCAGCAAGCTGCACATCCCTGTG AttgcaccccctccctccctggcggAGCCCCTGAAGGAACTTTTCAAGCAGCAGGAGGCCGTGAGGGGGAAGCTGCGCCTGCAGCACAGCATTGAGCGG GAAAAATTGATCGTATCCTGTGAACAGGAGATCCTGCGGGTGCACTGCCGGGCGGCGAGGACTATCGCGAACCAGGCAGTGCCATTCAGTGCCTGCACCATGCTGCTGGACTCAGAGGTCTACAACATGCCTCTGGAAAGCCAG GGTGATGAGAACAAGTCTGTGCGAGATCGATTCAACGCCCGCCAGTTCATCTCCTGGCTCCAGGATGTGGATGACAAGTACGATCGCATGAAG